The genomic stretch AAAACAGTCAAGCAGAATAGATACAAGAAACCGATGTTGTTGTTGAAGAAGATGGTGAATaagaagtagaagaagacaACAACAACCTATCCTGCACATTGTCCTCCTCCATGCTCCTTGAGACACCAACAACCTCAGCCCCATTCATGTTGTTTCCATCATCTTGATTAGATGCTGCTTCAAATATCAAATGAATGTCATCCTCAAATGCTGCGTGATCGAACAGGTCTGTCAACTCACATGGTTTTCCGAGCAGGAGGTCAGGAACTGTGAGCGGAGCGAAACCCGTGTCGATAAAGCTCCACGGGTGCTGCTCGTTGGCTGCAGGGTCCAGAACCTCCATTGAAGAAGTAGTGTCCATGCAAGGAGGGAGCTGTGTATAATGAGGCTGCTGCTGCTCTAAAACCATTTCTTCTTGCTGTTTTTGTGGCGGCGGCGGCGGTTGCTCCACCTCTACTTCTGATCTAGTGCAACAGTTGGGGAGTGCCTCTGATTCAGCCAAGCTATGGACATTGAAGCCAGGGATTTTCTTCTTTAAGCGGTCAATGTAATTACTGATGTCAAAATTTGTCACTGCATTAGCTCCTCTGTACTCTATGGCTGCCATATCATATGCTGCTGCTGCCTCTTCCTGTGTGTCTTTTGAAAGCGCAAAgttcaaaaaagttaaaagaaagacaaggatattccataattaattaattaatcagaTAAACAAAGATGGAACTTTAAGAGAAAAGAGTATTATAATGCAGAAAACTTCAAAATAATATATGGATGGGATTGGAATTCACGTGTCCATGATAGTTTACTAAGTTTGATAACTTCA from Corylus avellana chromosome ca1, CavTom2PMs-1.0 encodes the following:
- the LOC132165426 gene encoding ethylene-responsive transcription factor WRI1, translating into MKRSPTPSSSSSSSSCIGPDIPHQSDKLKAKRVRKTHNPDKFLQNANGSAAAATGGGGRRSSIYRGVTRHRWTGRFEAHLWDKSSWNNIQNKKGRQVYLGAYDNEEAAAHTYDLAALKYWGPGTTLNFPIETYTKELEEMQNVTKEEYLASLRRRSSGFSRGVSKYRGVARHHHNGRWEARIGRVFGNKYLYLGTYNTQEEAAAAYDMAAIEYRGANAVTNFDISNYIDRLKKKIPGFNVHSLAESEALPNCCTRSEVEVEQPPPPPQKQQEEMVLEQQQPHYTQLPPCMDTTSSMEVLDPAANEQHPWSFIDTGFAPLTVPDLLLGKPCELTDLFDHAAFEDDIHLIFEAASNQDDGNNMNGAEVVGVSRSMEEDNVQDRLLLSSSTSYSPSSSTTTSVSCIYSA